The Pantoea vagans genome includes a window with the following:
- the plsB gene encoding glycerol-3-phosphate 1-O-acyltransferase PlsB yields the protein MSGWRKLYYKLLNLPLSILVKGKVIPTDPVSEHGIDPTRPVMYVLPYDSKADLLTLRAQCLKHDLPDPLAPLEIDGTLLPRHVFIHDGPRVIPYFVANPESVKLFHDYLDLHRSNPDLDVQMLPVSVMFGRAPGREIQGEATPHLRMMNGIEKFFAILWHGRDSFVRFSPTVSLRQMATEHGTDKSIAQKLARVARIHFARQRLAAVGPRLPARQDLFNKLLQSKAIEKAVEDEARSKKISHEKAQQNAIEMMEEVAANFSYEAIRVTDRVMGWLWSRLYQGINVNGGERVRQLAQDGHEIVYVPCHRSHMDYLLLSYVLYHQGLVPPHIAAGINLNFWPAGPIFRRLGAFFIRRTFKGNKLYSTVFREYLGELFSRGYSVEYFVEGGRSRTGRLLDPKTGTLSMTLQAMLRGGSRPITFVPIYIGYEHVMEVGTYAKELRGAAKEKESFLQMVRGLRKLRNLGQGYVNFGEPLPLMNYLNKNVPEWRDAIDPIEPLRPAWMTPTVNDIAARLMVRINEAGAANAMNLCVTALLASRQRSLTREQLIEQLECYTQLLRNVPYSPEATVPDMSAEALLDHAMGMNKFETEKDSIGDIIILPREQAVLMTYYRNNIHHMLVMPSLIAAIVQQHREVDEAELLRQVSLVYPMLKSELFLRWDNAELPALLNALSAEMARQGLITLQEGQLRMNPARHRSLQLLAAGIRETLQRFAITFAILSAKPTINRGTLEKESRTLAQRLSVLHGINAPEFFDKAVFTTLVLSLRDEGYISDSGDADAERTHIMWQMLAELVTSDVRLTIESAVTHE from the coding sequence ATGTCAGGTTGGCGTAAACTTTATTACAAATTATTGAATTTACCACTCTCTATTTTGGTAAAAGGTAAGGTCATTCCGACCGATCCTGTCTCCGAACATGGGATCGATCCGACACGTCCGGTGATGTACGTTTTGCCTTATGATTCAAAGGCAGACTTACTGACACTGCGGGCGCAATGTCTGAAACATGATCTGCCGGATCCCCTGGCCCCCTTAGAGATCGATGGTACTCTACTGCCGCGCCACGTGTTTATTCACGATGGTCCGCGCGTTATCCCCTATTTCGTGGCCAATCCAGAATCCGTGAAGCTGTTTCACGATTACCTCGATTTGCACCGCAGTAACCCTGATCTCGACGTTCAAATGTTGCCGGTTTCGGTGATGTTTGGTCGCGCACCAGGACGCGAAATCCAGGGTGAAGCCACGCCACATCTGCGCATGATGAATGGTATAGAGAAGTTCTTCGCCATTCTGTGGCACGGCCGTGACAGTTTTGTGCGCTTCTCGCCGACCGTTTCCCTGCGCCAGATGGCGACGGAACACGGTACCGATAAGTCTATTGCACAGAAACTGGCGCGCGTGGCCCGCATTCACTTTGCGCGTCAACGCCTGGCGGCGGTGGGCCCGCGCTTGCCCGCACGTCAGGATCTGTTCAACAAACTGCTGCAATCCAAAGCGATTGAGAAAGCAGTGGAAGACGAAGCGCGCAGCAAAAAGATCTCCCATGAGAAAGCCCAGCAGAACGCCATCGAGATGATGGAAGAAGTGGCTGCGAACTTCTCCTATGAAGCCATTCGCGTCACCGATCGTGTAATGGGCTGGCTGTGGAGTCGTCTCTATCAGGGTATCAATGTCAATGGTGGCGAACGTGTGCGTCAGCTGGCGCAAGACGGCCATGAGATTGTCTATGTGCCCTGCCACCGTAGCCACATGGACTACCTGCTGCTCTCTTATGTGCTGTATCACCAGGGCCTGGTGCCCCCGCACATTGCAGCCGGTATTAACCTGAATTTCTGGCCTGCGGGTCCGATTTTCCGTCGTCTTGGCGCTTTCTTCATTCGCCGTACCTTCAAAGGCAACAAGCTCTACTCCACGGTGTTCCGCGAATATCTGGGCGAACTGTTCAGCCGCGGATATTCGGTTGAGTATTTCGTGGAAGGTGGGCGTTCACGCACCGGTCGCTTACTCGATCCTAAAACCGGCACGCTGTCGATGACCTTGCAGGCCATGCTGCGCGGTGGTAGCCGCCCTATCACGTTTGTGCCGATCTACATCGGTTATGAACACGTGATGGAGGTGGGCACTTACGCGAAAGAGCTGCGCGGTGCGGCTAAGGAAAAAGAGAGCTTCCTGCAGATGGTGCGCGGCTTGCGTAAATTGCGCAATCTTGGTCAGGGCTATGTCAACTTCGGCGAACCTTTGCCGCTGATGAACTACCTGAACAAAAACGTGCCGGAATGGCGTGATGCAATCGATCCGATTGAGCCACTGCGTCCAGCCTGGATGACACCCACCGTGAATGATATCGCGGCGCGTTTAATGGTGCGCATCAATGAAGCCGGAGCCGCTAATGCCATGAACCTGTGTGTCACGGCACTGCTGGCATCGCGTCAGCGCTCGCTCACCCGCGAACAGTTGATCGAACAGCTCGAGTGCTATACCCAGCTGCTGCGTAATGTGCCGTATTCGCCGGAAGCAACGGTCCCGGACATGAGCGCCGAAGCGCTGCTTGACCATGCCATGGGCATGAACAAGTTTGAGACCGAAAAGGACAGCATCGGCGACATCATTATCCTGCCGCGCGAACAAGCGGTGTTGATGACCTACTATCGCAACAACATCCACCACATGCTGGTGATGCCGTCGCTGATTGCCGCCATCGTGCAGCAGCATCGTGAAGTCGATGAAGCGGAACTGCTGCGTCAGGTTAGCCTGGTCTATCCGATGCTGAAGAGTGAACTGTTCCTGCGCTGGGATAACGCCGAGCTGCCTGCGTTGTTGAACGCACTCAGTGCTGAGATGGCGCGACAAGGGCTGATTACTTTGCAGGAAGGTCAGCTGCGCATGAACCCTGCGCGTCATCGTTCACTGCAGTTGCTGGCAGCCGGTATCCGCGAAACCTTACAACGTTTTGCTATTACCTTTGCCATTCTGAGTGCCAAGCCAACGATTAACCGCGGTACGCTGGAGAAAGAGAGCCGTACTTTGGCTCAACGTCTATCGGTGTTGCACGGCATTAACGCACCGGAGTTCTTCGATAAAGCGGTCTTCACGACCTTAGTGCTGTCACTGCGTGACGAAGGGTACATCAGTGATTCGGGTGATGCCGATGCAGAGCGTACTCATATCATGTGGCAGATGCTGGCAGAGCTGGTTACCAGCGATGTACGTTTGACCATTGAAAGCGCGGTTACTCACGAATAG
- the ubiA gene encoding 4-hydroxybenzoate octaprenyltransferase: MTKWQAYRRLMRIDKPIGTLLLMWPTMWALWLSGMAVPPLSVLVVFVLGVFVMRAAGCVINDYADRKVDGYVKRTASRPLASGAVTEKEAKILFVLLGLLAFALVLTMNRMTILLSFGGLALAWVYPFMKRFTHLPQVVLGAAFGWAIPMGWAAVSESLPLVCWLVFFANICWTVAYDTQYAMVDRDDDLKIGVKSTAILFGRYDKLIIGLLQLATLGLMALVGWMLSLNGAFYWSLLLAGALFVHQQKLIAQRERDPCFQAFLNNNYVGLVMFIGVLLNTQPFIDLF; this comes from the coding sequence ATGACCAAATGGCAGGCCTATCGCCGCCTGATGCGCATTGATAAGCCGATTGGCACCCTGCTGCTGATGTGGCCAACGATGTGGGCACTGTGGCTGTCAGGCATGGCCGTGCCGCCGTTGTCTGTGCTGGTGGTGTTTGTGCTGGGTGTGTTTGTCATGCGTGCTGCGGGATGTGTCATTAATGACTACGCGGATCGCAAAGTTGACGGCTACGTTAAACGCACGGCTTCGAGGCCGCTGGCGAGTGGCGCGGTGACGGAGAAAGAGGCCAAGATACTGTTCGTGTTGCTCGGTCTGTTGGCGTTTGCGCTGGTACTGACCATGAATCGCATGACGATTCTGCTGTCATTTGGCGGCCTGGCGCTGGCGTGGGTTTACCCGTTTATGAAGCGCTTTACCCATTTGCCGCAGGTGGTTTTGGGCGCAGCCTTTGGCTGGGCAATTCCGATGGGATGGGCGGCAGTTAGTGAGTCCTTACCACTTGTTTGTTGGCTGGTATTCTTTGCGAACATCTGCTGGACAGTGGCCTATGACACCCAATACGCGATGGTCGATCGTGATGATGACCTGAAGATTGGCGTGAAATCCACGGCGATTCTGTTTGGGCGATACGACAAGCTGATCATTGGCTTGTTGCAGCTGGCGACGCTGGGCCTGATGGCGCTGGTGGGTTGGATGCTGAGTCTGAATGGCGCGTTTTACTGGTCATTGTTGCTGGCGGGTGCTTTATTTGTGCATCAGCAAAAGCTGATTGCCCAGCGCGAGCGCGATCCCTGCTTCCAGGCGTTCCTGAATAACAACTATGTGGGTTTGGTGATGTTTATCGGGGTGTTGCTGAATACCCAGCCGTTTATTGACCTGTTTTGA
- the ubiC gene encoding chorismate lyase, which yields MSHQALRQLRALHWLPASSPLLSPPLLGWLLEEDSMTRRFEQHCQKVTVELIRESFIRADEMAQEAKFLPADERFWLREIVLCGDGEPWLIGRTVVPESTLNGPELMLQNLGTRPLGRYLFASSTLSRDFIDPGQVEDLWGRRSRLRLSGKPLMLTELFLPASPLYRALDQG from the coding sequence ATGTCGCATCAAGCGCTGCGCCAGTTACGCGCACTGCACTGGCTGCCAGCCTCTTCCCCCTTACTCTCGCCCCCATTACTTGGCTGGTTGCTGGAAGAAGACTCGATGACGCGTCGTTTCGAGCAACATTGCCAGAAAGTCACGGTTGAACTGATCCGCGAAAGCTTTATCCGTGCCGACGAAATGGCGCAAGAAGCGAAGTTCCTGCCTGCCGACGAACGATTTTGGCTGCGTGAGATCGTGCTCTGCGGTGATGGTGAGCCTTGGTTAATTGGCCGTACGGTGGTGCCTGAAAGCACGCTGAATGGCCCCGAGCTGATGCTGCAAAATCTCGGCACCCGTCCGCTGGGTCGCTATTTGTTTGCTTCCTCAACCCTTAGCCGTGATTTTATCGATCCCGGTCAGGTCGAGGATTTATGGGGACGCCGTTCTCGCCTGCGTTTGTCGGGCAAGCCGCTGATGTTAACTGAACTGTTTTTACCGGCGTCGCCGCTGTATCGCGCGCTGGATCAAGGATAA
- the psiE gene encoding phosphate-starvation-inducible protein PsiE, with amino-acid sequence MTTKSAPGQLIASVLQWVLNIGLVILAIILVVFLGKETIHLATVLFSTGEQASSYLLIEGIVIYFLYFEFIALIVKYFQSGYHFPLRYFIYIGITAIIRLIIVDHKNPFDTLYYSAAILILVITLWLANSNRLKRE; translated from the coding sequence ATGACAACAAAATCAGCACCGGGGCAGCTTATTGCTTCGGTATTGCAGTGGGTTCTGAATATTGGCCTGGTGATTCTGGCCATCATCCTCGTGGTGTTTTTGGGGAAAGAGACGATTCATTTAGCCACGGTACTGTTCAGCACCGGTGAGCAGGCCTCTTCTTACCTGCTGATTGAAGGGATCGTCATCTACTTTCTCTATTTCGAATTTATCGCGCTGATCGTGAAGTATTTTCAGTCGGGCTATCACTTCCCGCTGCGTTATTTTATTTATATCGGTATCACCGCGATTATCCGCCTGATCATCGTTGACCATAAAAATCCGTTCGATACGCTCTATTATTCGGCGGCGATTCTGATTCTGGTGATCACGTTGTGGCTGGCGAACAGCAATCGCTTAAAGCGCGAATAA
- a CDS encoding UTRA domain-containing protein, producing the protein MSSKTADVIAAALCERIENGEFASGRLPAERNLSEHYSTTRITLREALGLLEVQGIIYRELRRGWFLAPPRLVYNPAHHSHFHAMAAEQGRVATTEVIEAREVPAQLAIARHLNLLEGDKVYRIRRLRRIDGRAVLYVEHYLNPAFFPGLLDEDLTRSLTDLYDQRYGIRYGGARFTILPGPLPARAAPALNVASGTPGLLITRINRDRQRRVIDCDCEYWRYDALCVDVDV; encoded by the coding sequence ATGTCGTCGAAAACGGCGGACGTGATTGCCGCAGCATTGTGCGAACGCATTGAAAACGGTGAATTTGCCAGCGGACGCCTGCCAGCAGAGCGGAACCTGAGCGAACACTACTCCACCACGCGCATTACGCTGCGTGAAGCGCTTGGCTTGCTGGAAGTGCAGGGGATTATTTATCGCGAACTGCGTCGCGGTTGGTTTCTGGCGCCCCCGCGGCTGGTCTATAACCCGGCTCATCACAGCCATTTTCATGCGATGGCCGCTGAGCAGGGACGGGTGGCGACCACCGAAGTGATTGAAGCGCGGGAAGTGCCTGCACAGCTGGCTATCGCGCGGCATTTAAATCTGCTGGAGGGTGACAAGGTTTACCGCATCCGCCGCTTGAGACGCATTGATGGCCGTGCGGTGTTGTATGTTGAGCACTACCTCAACCCGGCATTTTTCCCCGGTCTATTAGATGAAGACCTCACGCGTTCCCTCACAGACCTTTACGATCAGCGTTACGGCATTCGTTACGGTGGCGCGCGTTTCACCATTCTTCCCGGACCGCTACCCGCAAGAGCCGCACCCGCGCTGAATGTGGCCAGTGGGACGCCAGGTTTGCTGATCACCCGCATCAACCGCGATCGGCAGCGCAGGGTGATCGATTGCGATTGTGAGTACTGGCGCTACGACGCGCTCTGTGTGGATGTTGATGTGTAG
- a CDS encoding ABC transporter substrate-binding protein: MKAFISSVVASAVLLALPAAHAADNDLAALEKAARAEGQVNSVGMPDSWANWKDTWNDISSKYGLKHSDTDMSSAQELAKFDAEKENASADIGDVGAAFGPIAVTKGLAQPYKPTHWDQIPSWAKDSEGNWMLAYTGTIAFLIDKQQVKDAPHSWADLKKGKYVVTIGDVGVAAQAANGVLAANYAMGGDEKNLKPALNFFGELAKEGRLGVTDPVIANIEKGEIQVAVVWDFNGLNYRDQIDKNRYEVVIPSDGSVISGYTTIINKYAKHPNAAKLTREYILSDEGQINLAKGYARPIRAEHLTLPADVQAKLLPQSEYKNARPIKDQAAWDKTSKMLPRLWQENVIINMKQ; encoded by the coding sequence ATGAAAGCGTTTATCTCCTCTGTAGTAGCCAGTGCCGTACTGCTTGCGCTGCCCGCCGCGCACGCCGCCGATAACGACCTTGCCGCGCTGGAAAAAGCCGCGCGTGCTGAAGGACAAGTCAATAGCGTGGGTATGCCAGATAGCTGGGCAAACTGGAAAGACACATGGAATGACATCAGCAGCAAATATGGCCTGAAGCACAGCGACACTGATATGTCGTCTGCGCAGGAGTTGGCGAAATTTGATGCAGAGAAAGAGAACGCCAGCGCCGATATCGGTGATGTGGGCGCGGCCTTTGGCCCTATCGCGGTCACCAAAGGTTTGGCACAGCCTTATAAACCTACGCACTGGGATCAGATCCCGAGCTGGGCGAAAGACAGCGAAGGCAACTGGATGCTGGCTTACACCGGCACCATCGCTTTCCTGATCGACAAGCAGCAGGTGAAAGATGCACCGCACAGCTGGGCCGATCTGAAGAAAGGTAAGTATGTGGTTACTATCGGTGACGTCGGCGTGGCTGCTCAGGCGGCTAACGGCGTACTGGCCGCTAACTATGCGATGGGCGGTGATGAGAAGAACCTGAAACCGGCGCTGAATTTCTTCGGTGAGCTGGCAAAAGAAGGCCGTTTGGGCGTGACCGATCCGGTGATTGCCAACATTGAGAAAGGCGAGATTCAGGTTGCCGTGGTATGGGACTTTAACGGTCTGAACTACCGCGATCAGATTGACAAAAATCGCTACGAAGTGGTGATCCCATCTGATGGTTCGGTGATTTCCGGCTATACCACCATCATCAACAAATACGCCAAACACCCGAACGCCGCCAAGCTGACGCGTGAATATATCCTGTCCGATGAAGGTCAGATTAACCTGGCAAAAGGCTATGCACGTCCGATTCGTGCCGAGCATTTAACCCTGCCAGCCGATGTGCAGGCCAAACTGCTGCCGCAGTCTGAGTATAAAAATGCCCGTCCGATCAAAGACCAGGCTGCATGGGATAAGACCTCCAAAATGCTGCCGCGTCTGTGGCAAGAGAACGTCATCATTAATATGAAGCAGTAA
- a CDS encoding alkaline phosphatase family protein — translation MKTILVVLDGLSNQVAQHAMGYLFAECKQGNGQYYTLTCELPSLSRPLYECILTGIPPVQSGIIHNGVNRLSNQRSIFHYARAAGLTTAAAAYHWVSELYNQSPFNAARDRHTLAPELPIQYGHFYWDDGYPDSHLFEDAESLRLNHDPDFLLIHPMNIDDAGHKHSLSSPQYRNRARMADGYLSQWMPGWLAAGYQVIVTADHGMNDDRSHGGILPEETQVPLFVFGAGFSRQPDLEPQQTELCGIVCSLLGVPHDKPVCRGLLAEPQ, via the coding sequence ATGAAAACAATCCTGGTGGTACTGGATGGGCTGAGCAATCAGGTGGCGCAGCATGCGATGGGCTATCTGTTCGCGGAATGCAAACAGGGTAACGGCCAATATTACACCTTAACCTGCGAGCTGCCTTCGCTGTCGCGCCCGCTGTATGAATGCATACTTACCGGGATTCCGCCGGTGCAGAGCGGGATTATTCATAACGGCGTTAACCGCTTAAGTAACCAGCGCAGCATCTTCCACTATGCACGTGCAGCCGGATTAACCACGGCCGCAGCGGCGTATCACTGGGTGAGTGAGCTTTACAATCAATCTCCGTTTAATGCCGCGCGCGATCGCCACACCCTCGCGCCTGAACTGCCGATTCAGTACGGCCATTTCTACTGGGACGACGGTTATCCCGACTCCCACCTGTTTGAAGATGCCGAGAGTTTGCGTCTTAATCACGATCCCGACTTTTTACTGATTCACCCGATGAATATTGACGATGCCGGCCATAAGCACAGCCTGTCATCGCCGCAATATCGCAACCGCGCACGCATGGCTGATGGTTACTTATCGCAATGGATGCCGGGCTGGCTGGCTGCGGGCTATCAGGTGATTGTCACCGCCGATCACGGCATGAACGATGACCGATCGCATGGCGGGATTCTACCGGAAGAGACGCAGGTGCCGCTGTTTGTGTTCGGCGCAGGCTTCTCACGCCAGCCCGACCTTGAACCGCAGCAGACCGAATTGTGCGGTATCGTCTGCTCTTTGCTTGGCGTCCCACACGATAAACCGGTATGCCGTGGCCTGCTGGCGGAGCCGCAATAA
- a CDS encoding ABC transporter permease gives MKGKTLASLLLIPFAIFWVAFQLAPLLWIAINSFWSDMNERWGIDNYSDILTSPFYLQAFRLSLDISIWSSIYGLLISLIAGYSLHQLGEGRFQRFLTSFTNMTSNFAGVPLAFAFVILLGINGCLTLLLRHYGMLEGFKLFSRDGMVLVYTWFQIPLGILLLYPAFDGLRKDWEESAALLGASRWRYWWHIGLPILFPALLGTFVILLANALGAYATIYALTTGNFNVVPVRIAALVSGDISLDPNTGGALAMLLVLIMALITVVQQYLVRRSYLNAKSQE, from the coding sequence ATGAAGGGCAAAACCCTCGCCTCGCTGTTGCTCATCCCGTTCGCCATTTTCTGGGTCGCCTTCCAGCTCGCGCCGTTGTTATGGATTGCCATCAACAGCTTCTGGAGCGACATGAATGAGCGCTGGGGTATTGATAACTATAGCGATATCCTCACCTCGCCGTTTTATCTGCAGGCGTTTCGCCTGTCACTCGACATCTCCATATGGTCGAGCATTTACGGCCTGCTGATTTCACTGATTGCCGGGTATTCGCTGCATCAACTGGGCGAAGGCCGTTTTCAACGCTTCCTGACGTCATTCACCAACATGACCAGTAACTTCGCCGGCGTACCGCTGGCCTTTGCCTTCGTCATTTTGCTGGGGATAAACGGCTGCCTGACGCTGCTGCTGCGCCATTACGGCATGCTGGAGGGGTTTAAACTGTTTTCCCGTGACGGCATGGTGCTGGTGTATACCTGGTTCCAGATCCCACTCGGCATTCTGCTGCTCTATCCCGCTTTTGATGGATTGCGCAAAGACTGGGAAGAGTCGGCTGCGTTGCTCGGTGCCAGCCGCTGGCGCTACTGGTGGCATATCGGTTTACCGATTCTGTTCCCGGCACTACTGGGTACTTTCGTCATTCTGCTGGCCAACGCGCTGGGTGCCTACGCCACCATTTATGCGTTGACCACCGGCAACTTTAACGTAGTACCGGTCCGTATTGCCGCGCTGGTGTCAGGTGATATCTCACTCGACCCAAATACCGGCGGGGCGCTGGCAATGCTACTGGTGCTGATCATGGCGCTGATTACCGTGGTGCAGCAGTATCTGGTGCGCCGCAGTTATCTCAACGCGAAATCACAGGAGTAG
- a CDS encoding ABC transporter permease, producing MSRAEKIYHRLIIWLLLIILAAPLLATLLYGISTDWSDTILPQGFTLKWLTALWSDPRFLTALGHSLLICFGALLFSLVLVLPAMFVIAYYYPRLDAVMNVLILMPFAVPPVVSSVGLLQLYSSSPLMITGTPWILIGCYFTIALPFIYRAIANNMQAINLKELIDASHLLGASTWQAALFVVLPNLRKGVFIAVLLSFSFLIGEFVFANLLVGTRYETLQVYLYNMRNGSGHFTSALVISYFAVVLLVTWLANALNPERG from the coding sequence GTGTCTCGCGCGGAAAAAATTTACCATCGCCTGATTATCTGGCTACTGCTGATCATCCTGGCCGCGCCGCTGCTGGCGACGCTGCTGTATGGCATCTCCACGGACTGGAGCGACACCATTCTGCCGCAGGGCTTTACCCTGAAGTGGCTAACGGCGCTGTGGAGCGATCCCCGTTTCCTGACGGCACTCGGCCATTCGCTGCTGATTTGCTTCGGCGCTTTGCTGTTCTCCTTAGTGCTGGTGCTGCCTGCGATGTTTGTAATCGCTTACTATTATCCAAGACTGGATGCGGTGATGAACGTGCTGATTCTGATGCCGTTTGCCGTGCCGCCGGTGGTGTCGTCAGTAGGTTTACTGCAGCTTTATTCATCGTCGCCGTTAATGATCACTGGCACGCCGTGGATTCTGATTGGCTGCTACTTCACCATTGCCCTGCCATTTATCTATCGCGCTATCGCCAACAACATGCAGGCCATCAACCTAAAAGAGCTGATTGATGCCTCACACCTGCTGGGTGCCAGCACCTGGCAGGCCGCCCTGTTTGTGGTGCTGCCTAACCTGCGCAAAGGGGTGTTCATTGCCGTGTTGCTGTCGTTCTCTTTCCTGATAGGTGAGTTTGTATTCGCTAACCTGCTGGTCGGCACCCGCTATGAAACCTTGCAGGTTTATCTCTATAACATGCGCAATGGCAGCGGCCACTTCACCAGTGCCTTAGTGATCTCCTATTTTGCTGTCGTCCTGCTGGTCACCTGGCTGGCGAATGCCCTCAATCCTGAACGAGGCTGA
- a CDS encoding ABC transporter ATP-binding protein — protein MSYLNVTQLNKSYGPTSIFENIDFSAEEGEFVTLLGPSGCGKSTLLRCIAGLTDVDSGKILLQGQDIVPLPPQKRTIGMVFQSYALFPNMTVEKNVAFGLKMQKLGSSDIQKRVMEALALVELTDFARRYPHQLSGGQCQRVALARSLVTRPRLLLLDEPLSALDARIRRHLREQIRHIQQELKLTTIFVTHDQEEALTLSDRIVLMNRGKIVQNGNAEALYTQPADLFAAGFIGNYNLLSAEQATQLTGQTFSGQVAIRPESIRLSAPQEGIPATIISHSLLGNVIRYRVLANNVELSVDVLNRSVADLHPAGMQIGLQLEMSTLRQVA, from the coding sequence ATGAGTTATCTGAACGTCACCCAGCTGAACAAAAGCTACGGCCCTACCAGCATCTTTGAAAATATCGATTTCAGCGCCGAGGAAGGCGAGTTTGTGACCCTGCTCGGCCCCAGCGGCTGCGGCAAATCCACGTTGCTGCGCTGCATCGCCGGGTTAACCGATGTGGATAGCGGGAAAATTCTGTTACAGGGTCAGGATATCGTGCCGTTGCCGCCGCAGAAGCGCACCATCGGTATGGTGTTCCAGAGCTACGCGCTGTTCCCCAATATGACAGTCGAGAAGAACGTGGCATTCGGCCTGAAAATGCAAAAGCTGGGCAGCAGCGATATCCAAAAGCGTGTGATGGAAGCGCTGGCGCTGGTGGAACTCACCGATTTCGCCCGCCGCTATCCCCATCAACTTTCCGGTGGTCAATGCCAGCGCGTGGCCCTTGCGCGTTCGCTGGTGACGCGCCCGCGCCTGCTGTTGCTGGACGAACCGCTTTCCGCCCTTGATGCCCGTATTCGCCGCCATCTGCGCGAACAGATTCGCCATATTCAGCAGGAGCTGAAGCTCACCACCATTTTCGTCACCCACGATCAGGAAGAAGCGCTGACGCTGTCGGACCGTATCGTGTTGATGAACCGTGGCAAAATCGTGCAAAACGGCAATGCTGAAGCGCTCTACACTCAGCCTGCCGACCTGTTTGCCGCCGGTTTTATTGGCAACTACAACCTGCTGAGTGCTGAACAGGCGACACAACTCACCGGACAGACCTTTAGCGGCCAGGTGGCGATTCGCCCTGAATCGATCCGCTTGAGTGCACCGCAGGAGGGGATTCCAGCCACCATCATCAGCCACAGTCTGCTGGGTAACGTGATCCGCTATCGTGTTTTAGCGAACAATGTCGAGTTATCGGTCGATGTGCTGAACCGCAGCGTGGCAGATTTGCACCCTGCTGGCATGCAAATTGGTCTACAGTTAGAGATGTCGACGTTGCGCCAGGTCGCTTAA